In one Fusarium falciforme chromosome 5, complete sequence genomic region, the following are encoded:
- a CDS encoding Cytochrome b5 heme-binding domain-containing protein: MAQVFTKSDVASHNKPGDLYIVVDGDVYDVTKFQDDHPGGKKILQRVAGKDASKQFWKYHNESILKKYQKQLQVGSLDTKPKAPEPKAEPKPAPAPAATPKVVAAAERAASSSEEADALEPYGDQIPFGDPSWYQNYHSPYFNETHAALRAEVREWIDAEIEPNVTEWDEAKQVPEEIYKEMGRRGYLAGLLGVKYPTNYAPQGVKSVPPEKWDLFHEMIITDELSRTGSGGFVWNVIGGFGIGCPPVIKFGSKKLKDRIMPGILNGDKRICLAITEPDAGSDVANLTCEAKLSEDGKHYIVNGEKKWITNGIWCDYFTTAVRTGENGMNGVSLLLIERGEGVTTRRMNCQGVHSSGTTYITFEDVKVPVENLLGKENKGFRVIMTNFNHERMGIIIQSLRFSRVCYEESVKYANKRRTFGKKLIEHPVIRMKLAHMARQIEASYNWLENLIYQCERMGETEAMLRLGGPIAGLKAQSTLTFEFCAREASQIFGGLSYSRGGQGAKVERLYRDVRAYAIPGGSEEIMLDLSMRQSLRVAKAMGMKL; this comes from the exons ATGGCCCAGGTATTTACCAAGAGCGACGTTGCGTCGCATAACAAGCCTGGAGACTTGTACATTGTTGTCGATGGCGATGTCTACGATGTGACCAAGTTTCAAGATGACCATCCAG gcggcaagaagattCTCCAGCGCGTCGCCGGCAAGGACGCGTCCAAGCAGTTCTGGAAGTACCACAACGAGAGTATCCTGAAGAAGTACCAGAAGCAGCTTCAGGTCGGATCCCTCGacaccaagcccaaggcccCCGAGCCCAAGGCCGAGCCTAAGCCCGCTCCCGCCCCTGCGGCTACACCCaaggttgttgctgctgctgagaggGCGGCTTCCAGCAGTGAGGAGGCGGACGCTCTTGAGCCTTATGGAGATCAGATTCCCTTTGGCGATCCTAGCTGGTACCAGAAC TACCACTCGCCCTACTTCAACGAGACTCATGCTGCCCTTCGCGCCGAGGTCCGTGAATGGATAGACGCTGAGATCGAGCCCAATGTCACCGAGTGGGACGAGGCCAAGCAGGTTCCCGAGGAGATCTACAAGGAGATGGGCCGCCGAGGCTACCTGGCCGGTCTGCTCGGCGTCAAGTACCCTACCAACTACGCGCCCCAGGGCGTCAAGTCGGTGCCCCCCGAGAAGTGGGATCTGTTCCACGAGATGATCATCACCGACGAGCTGTCGCGCACCGGATCCGGCGGCTTCGTGTGGAACGTCATCGGAGGCTTCGGCATTGGCTGCCCCCCTGTCATTAAGTTTGgctccaagaagctcaaggaccgCATCATGCCTGGCATCTTGAACGGAGACAAGCGCATCTGCCTGGCTATTACTGAGCCAGATGCTGGTAGTGATGTCGCCAACCTGACTTGCGAGGCTAAGCTGAGCGAGGATGGAAAGCACTACATCGTCAACGGTGAGAAGAAGTGGATCACCAACGGTATCTGGTGTGACTACTTCACCACCGCTGTCCGGACGGGAGAGAATGGTATGAATGGTGTGTCATTGCTTCTCATTGAGCGCGGTGAGGGTGTCACCACACGACGCATGAACTGCCAGGGTGTGCACTCGTCTGGCACAACGTACATCACGTTTGAGGATGTCAAGGTTCCCGTTGAGAACCTGCTTggcaaggagaacaagggtTTCCGAG TCATCATGACCAACTTCAACCACGAGCGTatgggcatcatcatccagtCCCTCCGCTTCTCCCGCGTCTGCTACGAGGAGTCGGTCAAGTACGCCAACAAGCGACGCACCTttggcaagaagctcattGAGCACCCCGTGATCCGGATGAAGCTGGCGCACATGGCGCGGCAGATCGAGGCCTCGTACAACTGGCTCGAGAACCTCATCTACCAGTGCGAGCGCATGGGCGAGACCGAGGCCATGCTGCGGCTGGGAGGCCCCATCGCCGGCCTCAAGGCCCAGTCGACCTTGACCTTTGAGTTCTGCGCCCGCGAGGCCAGTCAGATCTTTGGTGGTCTGAGCTACTCGCGCGGTGGCCAGGGCGCCAAGGTCGAGAGACTGTACCGCGATGTGAGGGCGTATGCTATCCCCGGTGGTAGCGAGGAGATTATGCTGGACCTGAGCATGAGGCAGAGTTTGAGggtggccaaggccatgggtATGAAGCTTTAG
- a CDS encoding Flap endonuclease 1 — MGIKQLFQIIKEEAPDAIKEGEIKNQFGRKVAIDASMSIYSFLIAVRSDGQQLMNDSGETTSHLMGMFYRTLRMVDNGIKPLYVFDGAPPKLKSGELAKRFQRKQEATEGLEEAKETGTAEEVEKFSRRTVRVTREHNAECQRLLKLMGIPFIIAPTEAEAQCAVLAQAGKVYAAASEDMDTLCFNSPILLRHLTFSEQRKEPIQEIHLEKVLEGLGMERKQFVDLCILLGCDYLDPIPKVGPTTALKLIRDHGSLEKIVEAMEKDPKKKYVLPEDWPYKDARDLFFEPDVRKADDPECDVKWEKPDIEGLVQFLVTEKGFSEDRVRSGGARLEKNLKSSQQARLEGFFKPVPKTDAQKAAHKRKLEEKNEEKKKKLKQEKKDKAAAKAKPRGAA; from the exons ATGGGTATTAAGCAGCTCttccagatcatcaaggaggAAGCTCCAGATGCGATCAAGGAGGGTGAGATCAAGAACCAGTTTGGCCGAAAGGTCGCCATC GATGCCTCGATGAGCATCTACAGTTTCCTCATCGCCGTACGATCCGATGGTCAGCAGCTCATGAACGACAGCGGCGAGACGACGTCGCATCTGATGGGCATGTTCTACCGTACTCTCCGCATGGTCGACAACGGCATCAAGCCTCTATACGTCTTCGATGGTGCGCCCCCTAAGCTGAAGTCTGGCGAGCTGGCGAAGCGTTTCCAGCGTAAGCAAGAGGCTACGGAGGGCctcgaggaagccaaggagaCGGGTACAGCagaggaggttgagaagtTCTCACGACGAACTGTCCGTGTCACCCGAGAGCACAACGCCGAGTGCCAGCGCCTGCTGAAGCTCATGGGCATCCCTTTCATTATCGCGCCCACTGAAGCTGAGGCCCAATGTGCTGTGTTGGCGCAGGCTGGCAAGGTGTATGCGGCAGCCAGTGAGGATATGGACACTCTATGTTTCAACTCTCCCATTCTGTTGCGCCACCTCACATTCAGTGAGCAGCGAAAGGAGCCCATTCAAGAGATCCATCTGGAGAAGGTTCTTGAGGGGCTTGGCATGGAGCGCAAACAG TTTGTGGATCTCTGTATCCTTCTCGGCTGCGATTATCTCGATCCTATCCCCAAGGTCGGCCCTACCACTGCCCTCAAGCTGATCCGTGATCACGGTTCATTGGAGAAGATTGTCGAGGCGATGGAGAAGgaccccaagaagaagtATGTGCTTCCCGAGGACTGGCCCTACAAGGATGCACGTGATCTGTTCTTCGAGCCCGATGTGAGAAAGGCCGATGACCCCGAATGCGACGTCAAGTGGGAGAAGCCAGACATTGAGGGCCTGGTGCAGTTCCTCGTTACGGAGAAGGGCTTCTCGGAGGATCGTGTCCGTAGCGGAGGCGCCCGTCTAGAGAAGAACCTCAAGAGCTCACAACAAGCTCGTCTAGAGGGCTTCTTCAAGCCGGTTCCCAAGACGGATGCGCAGAAGGCAGCGCACAAGCGAAAGCTGGAAGAGAAGaacgaggaaaagaagaagaagctcaagcaggagaagaaggacaaggcggCGGCCAAGGCGAAGCCCCGCGGAGCCGCATAA